Proteins encoded in a region of the Raphanus sativus cultivar WK10039 chromosome 8, ASM80110v3, whole genome shotgun sequence genome:
- the LOC108836802 gene encoding probable protein phosphatase 2C 63, with protein MLRALARPLERCLGSRGASGDGLLWQSELKPHAGGDYSIAVVQANSSLEDQSQVYTSSSATYVGVYDGHGGPEASRFVNRHLFPYIQKFANEHGGLSADVIKKAFKETEEDFCGMVKRSLPMKPQMATVGSCCLFGAISNGTLYVANLGDSRAVLGSVVAGDDSNKGAAAERLSTDHNVAVEEVRKEVKELNPDDSQIVMYIRGVWRIKGIIQVSRSIGDVYLKKPEFYRDPIFQQHGNHIPLRRPAMTAEPSIIVRKLKPQDLFLIFASDGLWEHLSDEAAVEIVLKHPRTGIARKLVRAALEEAARKREMRYGDIKKIAKGVRRHFHDDISVVVVYLDQQKSTSSSNARLIQKGGITAPPDIYSLRSDEAEQRRLLNVLY; from the exons ATGTTGCGAGCTTTAGCGCGGCCTCTCGAACGGTGTCTAGGAAGCAGAGGAGCGAGCGGCGACGGTTTGCTCTGGCAATCGGAATTGAAACCGCACGCCGGAGGAGATTACTCGATCGCGGTGGTTCAAGCCAATTCTAGCCTGGAGGATCAGAGTCAGGTTTACACGTCTTCCTCCGCTACTTACGTCGGCGTCTACGACGGCCATGGCGGTCCTGAAGCTTCTAGATTCGTTAACAGACATCTCTTTCCTTATATCCAGA AGTTTGCAAATGAACATGGAGGACTATCTGCGGATGTTATCAAAAAAGCATTCAAAGAGACTGAAGAGGATTTTTGCGGTATGGTTAAACGTTCCCTGCCGATGAAGCCACAGATGGCTACTGTAGGATCTTGCTGTCTCTTTGGTGCCATCTCTAATGGCACGCTCTACGTTGCGAATCTTGGAGACTCGAGAGCGGTTCTTGGGAGCGTTGTTGCAGGGGATGATAGTAATAAGGGTGCTGCGGCTGAGCGGTTGTCTACTGATCATAACGTTGCTGTTGAGGAAGTGAGGAAGGAGGTTAAGGAACTTAACCCGGACGATTCACAGATTGTTATGTACATTCGTGGAGTTTGGAGGATTAAAGGCATTATTCAG GTATCCAGATCGATTGGTGATGTGTACTTGAAGAAGCCTGAGTTCTACAGGGATCCGATATTCCAGCAACATGGGAATCACATTCCTTTGAGGAGACCTGCGATGACAGCTGAACCCTCTATTATAGTAAGGAAGCTTAAGCCACAAGACTTGTTTCTGATATTTGCATCAGATGGTCTCTGGGAGCATCTTAGTGATGAAGCAGCTGTAGAAATTGTACTTAAACACCCAAGAACT GGAATAGCAAGAAAACTTGTAAGAGCAGCTCTTGAAGAAGCAGCAAGGAAGAGAGAAATGAGATATGGAGATATAAAGAAAATAGCCAAGGGAGTTAGACGGCATTTCCACGACGACATAagcgttgttgttgtttatcTTGATCAACAAAAATCCACTTCTTCATCAAATGCTAGATTGATCCAGAAAGGAGGAATCACTGCTCCACCGGATATCTACTCGTTACGCTCAGATGAAGCGGAGCAACGACGGCTTCTCAATGTGTTATATTGA